Proteins encoded by one window of Actinocorallia herbida:
- a CDS encoding M14 family metallopeptidase: MRRTLISACAAVVVGASAVVAAMAPAAAAPDPGADRIQVFTGKVTPEQLQSLRALGLDHEDIALGAQDGDKVEVEVVMSARKGEALAAKGVPIAPKPVAKARAAAAGDGVYRPYSGTGGLREELLATETQYPAIADAVDLGKSVQGKPITAVRVTKGVKKQPLKSSRPSVVFQGTQHAREWITTENVRRQLQYFLAQYGTNAEVTQLVDTTDIWFLPVVNVDGYDHTFTADNRLWRKNLHDNDGDGVITTLDGVDINRNYPYKWGWDNEGSSPAIDSETFRGTGPASEPETKAQNAWIKKIQPKFVINYHSAAELLLYGNGWQQQTPTPDDRVFEALLGDDAHPAVPGYDPDLGAELYITNGDTDGQFANAYGALTLTPEMSTCETASNIDPADAWEPAACESVFNFPDDESLIQQEFEKNLPLALATAKSAHDPDDPVSVVGRTAPDLVIDSFPVSYGTTQPVAVEAKRALAKLRLNYRINGGPVRQADPKEWKGGEKYGDENDIYYAEYRASVKAKPNDKVEAWYTAKKDGKDVASEKFTYTVATDIGGKVLVLSAEDVTGLSPAQGVATAKYAGSYEAAVKAAGYSSDVYDQDVWGASPHPLGVLSHYDAVIWETGDDVIPRAQGQVPGTASKKTLATQLAVRDYLNEGGKLLYSGKYAGFAEAANGAYFYEPDAADPECTVPSEPPCLPLLNDFLQYYLGAFTYVSGTGSDENGAPYAIKGDGGRFTGFSGVLNGGDSPSNQDHTASLLTTSSFLPAADFPQFSTGTALAWDRPGAGPFDPKTGSQYVYSQNADVSYKRLTRTIDLTGQADGTLSFQASFDTEADWDYFFVEAHTEGLDDWTTLPDTGGSTSQETGSSCASGWRLLHPHLDHYQGADCSPTGTTGTWNASSGQSGGWHEQSYDLTAYAGKKVEVSISYVSDWGTQGIGVFVDDTKVTAGGATIAETSFEDDLGGWAIAGPPEGSAVSANDFVRTALAFEEGAGISTKDTVYLGFGLEGLSSAATRADLVKRSLRHLLR, translated from the coding sequence ATGAGGCGCACGCTGATCTCGGCCTGTGCCGCGGTCGTCGTGGGCGCGTCGGCGGTGGTGGCCGCGATGGCCCCCGCCGCCGCGGCCCCCGACCCAGGCGCGGACCGGATCCAGGTGTTCACCGGAAAAGTCACCCCGGAACAGCTGCAGAGCCTGCGGGCGCTGGGGCTCGACCACGAGGACATCGCGCTCGGCGCGCAGGACGGCGACAAGGTAGAGGTCGAGGTCGTCATGAGCGCCCGCAAGGGCGAGGCGCTCGCGGCCAAGGGCGTGCCGATCGCGCCGAAGCCGGTCGCGAAGGCCAGGGCCGCCGCCGCGGGCGACGGCGTCTACCGGCCCTACAGCGGCACCGGAGGCCTCCGTGAGGAGCTGCTGGCGACCGAGACGCAGTACCCGGCCATCGCCGACGCGGTGGACCTCGGCAAGAGCGTCCAGGGCAAGCCGATCACCGCGGTGCGCGTCACCAAGGGGGTCAAGAAGCAGCCGCTCAAGAGCTCCCGTCCCTCGGTGGTCTTCCAGGGCACCCAGCACGCCCGCGAGTGGATCACCACCGAGAACGTGCGCCGCCAGCTCCAGTACTTCCTCGCCCAGTACGGCACCAACGCCGAGGTCACCCAGCTGGTCGACACGACCGACATCTGGTTCCTGCCGGTGGTCAACGTGGACGGCTACGACCACACCTTCACCGCCGACAACCGCCTGTGGCGCAAGAACCTGCATGACAACGACGGCGACGGGGTGATCACCACCCTCGACGGCGTCGACATCAACCGGAACTACCCGTACAAGTGGGGCTGGGACAACGAGGGCTCCTCCCCCGCGATCGACAGCGAGACCTTCCGCGGCACGGGCCCGGCGTCCGAGCCCGAGACGAAGGCGCAGAACGCCTGGATCAAGAAGATCCAGCCGAAGTTCGTCATCAACTACCACTCGGCCGCCGAGCTGCTGCTCTACGGCAACGGCTGGCAGCAGCAGACCCCGACGCCCGACGACCGCGTGTTCGAGGCGCTGCTCGGCGACGACGCGCACCCGGCCGTCCCCGGCTACGACCCCGACCTCGGCGCCGAGCTCTACATCACCAACGGCGACACCGACGGCCAGTTCGCCAACGCCTACGGCGCGCTGACGCTGACGCCCGAGATGTCGACCTGCGAGACCGCGAGCAACATCGACCCGGCCGACGCCTGGGAGCCCGCGGCCTGCGAGAGCGTCTTCAACTTCCCCGACGACGAGAGCCTGATCCAGCAGGAGTTCGAGAAGAACCTGCCGCTGGCCCTCGCCACCGCGAAGTCCGCGCACGACCCCGACGACCCGGTCTCGGTGGTCGGCAGGACCGCGCCCGACCTCGTCATCGACTCCTTCCCGGTCTCCTACGGGACGACCCAGCCCGTCGCCGTCGAGGCCAAGCGGGCCCTGGCCAAGCTCCGGCTCAACTACCGGATCAACGGCGGGCCCGTCCGCCAGGCCGACCCGAAGGAATGGAAGGGCGGCGAGAAGTACGGCGACGAGAACGACATCTACTACGCCGAGTACCGGGCGAGCGTGAAGGCCAAGCCGAACGACAAGGTCGAGGCCTGGTACACCGCGAAGAAGGACGGCAAGGACGTCGCCAGCGAGAAGTTCACCTACACGGTGGCGACGGACATCGGCGGGAAGGTCCTGGTCCTCTCGGCCGAGGACGTCACCGGCCTCAGCCCCGCGCAGGGCGTCGCGACCGCCAAGTACGCGGGCTCCTACGAGGCCGCGGTGAAGGCCGCGGGCTACTCCTCCGACGTCTACGACCAGGACGTCTGGGGCGCCTCGCCGCACCCGCTCGGCGTGCTGTCGCACTACGACGCGGTCATCTGGGAGACCGGAGACGACGTCATCCCGCGCGCCCAGGGACAGGTCCCCGGAACCGCCTCCAAGAAGACCCTTGCCACGCAGCTCGCCGTGCGCGACTACCTCAACGAAGGCGGCAAGCTGCTCTACAGCGGCAAGTACGCGGGCTTCGCCGAGGCCGCCAACGGCGCCTACTTCTACGAGCCCGACGCCGCCGACCCCGAGTGCACGGTGCCGTCCGAGCCGCCCTGCCTGCCGCTGCTGAACGACTTCCTCCAGTACTACCTGGGCGCGTTCACCTACGTCAGCGGGACCGGGTCCGACGAGAACGGCGCGCCGTACGCGATCAAGGGCGACGGCGGAAGGTTCACCGGGTTCTCCGGCGTCCTGAACGGCGGGGACTCCCCCAGCAACCAGGACCACACCGCCTCGCTGCTCACCACGTCGAGCTTCCTGCCCGCCGCGGACTTCCCGCAGTTCTCCACCGGCACCGCACTGGCGTGGGACCGGCCCGGCGCCGGGCCGTTCGACCCCAAGACGGGCAGCCAGTACGTCTACAGCCAGAACGCCGACGTGTCCTACAAGCGGCTCACCCGGACGATCGACCTGACCGGGCAGGCCGACGGCACGCTGTCGTTCCAGGCGTCGTTCGACACCGAGGCCGACTGGGACTACTTCTTCGTCGAGGCCCACACCGAGGGCCTGGACGACTGGACGACGCTGCCCGACACGGGCGGCTCGACCAGCCAGGAGACCGGCTCCAGCTGCGCGTCCGGCTGGCGCCTGCTGCACCCGCACCTGGACCACTACCAGGGCGCGGACTGCTCCCCGACCGGCACGACCGGCACCTGGAACGCCTCCTCCGGCCAGTCCGGCGGATGGCACGAGCAGTCGTACGACCTGACGGCCTACGCGGGCAAGAAGGTCGAGGTGTCGATCTCCTACGTCAGCGACTGGGGCACCCAGGGCATCGGCGTGTTCGTCGACGACACCAAGGTCACCGCGGGCGGCGCGACCATCGCCGAGACGTCCTTCGAGGACGACCTGGGCGGCTGGGCCATCGCCGGTCCGCCCGAGGGCTCGGCGGTGTCCGCGAACGACTTCGTCCGGACCGCGCTGGCCTTCGAGGAGGGCGCGGGCATCTCCACGAAGGACACCGTGTACCTCGGGTTCGGTCTGGAGGGGCTCAGCTCCGCGGCGACGCGGGCCGACCTCGTCAAGAGGTCGCTGCGGCACCTGCTGCGCTAG
- a CDS encoding glycosyl hydrolase codes for MTAQPSHPFSRRRFLQAAAVTGAAAAVSTGWEGLPATAHGAAGKGAKFPDLTAAVRPRFRWWWPDGLVDPKEIAREIDQIADAGFGGAEIAGVHHSVADKSVLDTAHHGWGSASWIAGVEAALERADRRGLVIDLTLGPAWPSAVPTITADNGAASRELAYGAVLVAAGQTYTGPVPAPVIAHETEHTLRGVNAFRVNAANTTKKETGLEEATATDLTGSVSGGNLTWTAPADGDWYLFSYWERGSAQQPESGPHTATPAYVVDHFSQAGTKALIAYWEKDLLTPRMRKLLRRVGGTLFEDSFELETEALQWTANIPQEFRKRRGYDLFPVLPAILLAKENTVFAFEAVRTRQIRHDYWETVSELFDENHFTPLRDWAHGLGMKLRAQPYGLNTDAIATSAILDNTEGESLGFKNLDDYRVLAGGRDMGGHTVMSSEAGAYQGGAYATPWKKILRTMSGAYAAGLNQTYIHGFSYATIPGVNWPGFAAFTPYGGKVGYSESWGPRQPAWTHTRDVADYLARVHAVTQAGRMRADIAVFRQTGYSKTGLGATWFTATGIPLGWTHQFISEPILALKSAKVRGGRFAPDGPAYKAIVIEGDKFYSSAPTVSVEVAEKFLGYADAGLPIVFIGDWSAATTSGVAIGTEAARLGTLLGRLFAHPKVRNVTAADGVPGALAALGVTPDASYPTSSLLNLRRVEDDMDLYYLANGKHADSAKGVVAIDHAVTLTRGDRRRVPFLLDLWTGEIRRVAQYSESGDTVTFRVALQVNDTVAVVFARPERFGEGGKGNGKDAYATATTADAVFFDGSRLAVRAKAAGTYTTTLSTGKTVTSKIGEVPAEIVPAAWTLDVESWLPGATATETVKEKVRVSLTALTAWSAIPELQDVSGVGRYTTTVELPKTWSADHGAVLSLGEVFDTARVIVNGKALPAVNVITPALDVSAHLRPGRNTLVVEVTTTLNNRLRLADPGVYGGNARQAYGITGPVRLTPYRTARL; via the coding sequence ATGACGGCTCAGCCCAGCCACCCCTTCTCCCGCCGCCGCTTCCTGCAGGCCGCCGCCGTCACCGGCGCGGCCGCCGCGGTCTCCACCGGGTGGGAGGGCCTCCCCGCCACCGCCCACGGCGCCGCGGGCAAGGGCGCGAAGTTCCCCGACCTGACCGCCGCGGTCCGCCCCCGCTTCCGCTGGTGGTGGCCGGACGGACTCGTCGACCCGAAGGAGATCGCGCGTGAGATCGACCAGATCGCCGACGCCGGCTTCGGCGGCGCCGAGATCGCCGGCGTGCACCACAGCGTCGCCGACAAGTCGGTGCTCGACACCGCCCACCACGGCTGGGGCAGCGCGTCCTGGATCGCGGGCGTCGAGGCCGCGCTGGAGCGCGCCGACCGCCGCGGCCTGGTCATCGACCTGACCCTCGGTCCCGCGTGGCCGTCCGCGGTGCCCACCATCACCGCCGACAACGGCGCGGCCAGCCGGGAACTCGCCTACGGCGCCGTGCTCGTCGCCGCGGGCCAGACCTACACCGGGCCCGTCCCGGCGCCGGTCATCGCGCACGAGACCGAGCACACCCTGCGCGGGGTCAACGCGTTCCGCGTCAACGCGGCGAACACCACGAAGAAGGAGACCGGTCTGGAGGAGGCCACCGCGACCGACCTCACCGGCTCGGTGTCCGGCGGAAACCTCACCTGGACCGCTCCCGCGGACGGCGACTGGTACCTGTTCTCCTACTGGGAGCGCGGCTCGGCCCAGCAGCCGGAGTCCGGCCCGCACACCGCGACGCCCGCGTACGTCGTCGACCACTTCAGCCAGGCCGGCACCAAGGCGCTCATCGCCTACTGGGAGAAGGACCTGCTCACCCCGCGCATGCGCAAGCTGCTGCGCCGGGTCGGCGGCACCCTGTTCGAGGACTCCTTCGAGCTGGAGACCGAGGCGCTCCAGTGGACGGCGAACATCCCGCAGGAGTTCAGGAAGCGCCGCGGCTACGACCTCTTCCCGGTCCTGCCCGCGATCCTGCTCGCCAAGGAGAACACGGTCTTCGCCTTCGAGGCGGTGCGCACCCGGCAGATCCGCCACGACTACTGGGAGACCGTCTCCGAGCTGTTCGACGAGAACCACTTCACGCCGCTGCGCGACTGGGCCCACGGCCTCGGCATGAAGCTGCGCGCCCAGCCCTACGGCCTCAACACCGACGCGATCGCCACCTCGGCCATCCTCGACAACACCGAGGGCGAGTCGCTCGGTTTCAAGAACCTCGACGACTACCGGGTGCTCGCGGGCGGCCGCGACATGGGCGGCCACACCGTCATGTCCAGCGAGGCCGGCGCCTACCAGGGCGGCGCGTACGCGACCCCGTGGAAGAAGATCCTGCGGACGATGTCCGGCGCCTACGCGGCGGGCCTCAACCAGACCTACATCCACGGCTTCTCCTACGCGACGATCCCGGGCGTCAACTGGCCGGGCTTCGCCGCGTTCACTCCCTACGGCGGCAAGGTCGGCTACTCCGAGTCGTGGGGCCCGCGCCAGCCCGCCTGGACGCACACCCGCGACGTCGCCGACTACCTCGCCCGCGTCCACGCCGTCACCCAGGCCGGCCGGATGCGCGCCGACATCGCGGTGTTCCGCCAGACCGGTTACTCCAAGACCGGCCTCGGCGCGACCTGGTTCACCGCCACCGGCATCCCGCTCGGCTGGACCCACCAGTTCATCAGTGAGCCGATCCTGGCCCTGAAGTCCGCGAAGGTCCGCGGCGGGCGCTTCGCCCCCGACGGTCCCGCCTACAAGGCGATCGTCATCGAGGGCGACAAGTTCTACTCCAGCGCGCCGACCGTGTCCGTCGAGGTCGCCGAGAAGTTCCTCGGCTACGCCGACGCCGGCCTGCCGATCGTCTTCATCGGCGACTGGAGCGCCGCGACGACCTCGGGCGTCGCGATCGGCACGGAGGCGGCGCGCCTCGGCACGCTCCTCGGGCGGCTCTTCGCGCACCCGAAGGTCCGCAACGTCACCGCGGCCGACGGGGTCCCCGGCGCGCTCGCCGCCCTCGGCGTCACGCCGGACGCGTCCTACCCGACGTCGTCGCTGCTCAACCTGCGCCGTGTCGAGGACGACATGGACCTGTACTACCTGGCGAACGGCAAGCACGCCGACAGCGCCAAGGGCGTCGTGGCCATCGACCACGCCGTCACGCTGACCCGCGGCGACCGCCGCCGCGTGCCGTTCCTGCTCGACCTGTGGACGGGCGAGATCCGCCGCGTCGCGCAGTACAGCGAGTCGGGAGACACCGTCACCTTCCGGGTCGCGCTCCAGGTCAACGACACCGTCGCGGTGGTCTTCGCCCGTCCCGAGCGCTTCGGCGAGGGCGGCAAGGGCAACGGCAAGGACGCCTACGCGACCGCCACGACGGCCGACGCGGTCTTCTTCGACGGCTCGCGCCTCGCCGTCCGGGCCAAGGCCGCCGGAACGTACACCACGACGCTGTCCACCGGAAAGACGGTCACCTCGAAGATCGGCGAGGTCCCCGCGGAGATCGTCCCGGCGGCGTGGACGCTCGACGTGGAGTCCTGGCTGCCCGGCGCGACCGCGACCGAGACCGTCAAGGAGAAGGTGCGCGTCTCCCTCACCGCCCTGACGGCCTGGTCGGCGATTCCCGAACTCCAGGACGTGTCCGGTGTCGGCCGCTACACGACCACGGTCGAACTGCCCAAGACCTGGTCGGCCGACCACGGGGCGGTCCTGTCGCTCGGGGAGGTCTTCGACACCGCCCGCGTGATCGTCAACGGCAAGGCGCTGCCCGCGGTCAACGTGATCACCCCGGCGCTGGACGTCTCGGCGCACCTGCGCCCGGGCCGCAACACCCTGGTGGTCGAGGTGACCACCACGCTCAACAACCGGCTGCGGCTGGCCGATCCCGGCGTCTACGGCGGCAACGCCCGTCAGGCGTACGGGATCACCGGCCCCGTCCGGCTCACCCCCTACCGGACCGCCCGCCTCTGA
- a CDS encoding phosphotransferase produces MDEQSLAGGNTLGLVRVGDTVRRPVHESSPYVRDVLLYLEKAEFPGSPRLLGEDEHGREILTYIPGETVQDDAPVSDARLASAARLIRAFHDATAGSPAADGGEVVCHGDLGPHNTVFDGETAIGLIDWDDELAPGARLHDLGHAVWCFANVADPGCAIAEQARRTALFCAAYGWDDPAAVLTEITARFTRTRDAHRAAGRTAAEAVFADLASWMRAHAADLTAALP; encoded by the coding sequence ATGGACGAGCAGAGTTTGGCCGGCGGCAACACCCTCGGTCTGGTGCGGGTCGGGGACACCGTCCGCCGCCCGGTGCACGAGAGCAGCCCTTATGTCCGCGACGTCCTGCTGTATCTGGAGAAGGCCGAGTTCCCCGGCTCGCCCAGGCTGCTCGGCGAGGACGAGCACGGCCGCGAGATCCTCACCTATATCCCCGGCGAGACCGTCCAGGACGACGCGCCGGTATCGGACGCGCGGCTCGCGTCGGCGGCCCGGCTGATCCGCGCGTTCCACGACGCGACCGCGGGCTCCCCCGCCGCCGACGGCGGCGAGGTCGTCTGCCACGGCGACCTCGGCCCGCACAACACCGTGTTCGACGGCGAGACCGCGATCGGCCTCATCGACTGGGACGACGAGCTGGCCCCCGGCGCCCGCCTGCACGACCTCGGCCATGCCGTCTGGTGCTTCGCGAACGTCGCCGACCCCGGCTGCGCCATCGCCGAGCAGGCCCGCCGCACCGCCCTGTTCTGCGCCGCCTACGGCTGGGACGACCCCGCCGCCGTCCTCACCGAGATCACCGCGCGCTTCACCCGTACCCGCGACGCCCACCGCGCCGCGGGCCGCACGGCCGCCGAAGCCGTCTTCGCCGACCTCGCCTCGTGGATGCGCGCGCACGCCGCCGACCTCACCGCGGCCCTCCCCTGA
- a CDS encoding endonuclease/exonuclease/phosphatase family protein: MLLNAFSLLPTPSAAARPHGADLRVATYNIHAGAGADGVFDLPRLTASLRKLDADIIGLQEVDVHWGDRSGWLDLAGTLGAALGMRSYAGPIYSFDPPAEGAPRREYGNAILSRYPIVSGVNHTMTRLSTQTAAPVAAPGPGLPEVVVRVHGIPVHVYSTHLDFRPDPAVRRIQVAEMLEVLAGDRGLRAVRILMGDFNAAPDAPELAPLWPVLTDAWAAAGSGPGLTYPAGSPDQRIDYITVSGRVRVDSVEVMADADASDHLPVVADLTLPRGGSHHRG; encoded by the coding sequence GTGCTGCTCAATGCCTTCTCCCTGCTGCCGACGCCTTCGGCGGCGGCCCGTCCGCACGGCGCCGACCTGCGGGTGGCGACGTACAACATCCACGCCGGAGCGGGCGCCGACGGGGTCTTCGACCTGCCCCGTCTGACGGCGTCACTGCGCAAGCTCGACGCCGACATCATCGGGCTCCAGGAGGTCGACGTGCACTGGGGCGACCGCAGCGGCTGGCTCGATCTGGCCGGCACGCTGGGCGCCGCCCTCGGCATGCGCTCCTATGCCGGACCGATCTACAGCTTCGACCCGCCGGCGGAGGGCGCGCCCCGCCGCGAGTACGGCAACGCGATCCTGTCCCGGTATCCCATCGTCTCCGGCGTGAACCACACGATGACCCGGCTGTCCACGCAGACCGCGGCGCCCGTCGCGGCGCCCGGACCCGGCCTGCCCGAGGTCGTGGTGCGGGTGCACGGCATCCCGGTGCACGTGTACTCCACCCATCTGGACTTCCGCCCCGACCCCGCCGTCCGCCGGATCCAGGTCGCCGAGATGCTCGAGGTGCTCGCCGGGGACCGCGGACTCCGTGCCGTCCGGATCCTGATGGGCGACTTCAACGCCGCACCCGACGCCCCCGAACTCGCGCCGCTGTGGCCGGTGCTCACCGACGCCTGGGCGGCCGCCGGATCGGGCCCGGGCCTCACCTACCCGGCCGGGTCCCCGGACCAGCGGATCGACTACATCACGGTGTCCGGCAGGGTGAGGGTCGACTCCGTCGAGGTCATGGCCGACGCGGACGCGTCCGACCACCTTCCCGTCGTCGCCGACCTCACCCTGCCGCGCGGAGGCTCCCACCACCGCGGCTGA